The proteins below come from a single Pseudochaenichthys georgianus chromosome 14, fPseGeo1.2, whole genome shotgun sequence genomic window:
- the rom1a gene encoding rod outer segment membrane protein 1a, whose translation MVVMKMKFPFQKRVKLAQGLWLLSWCATVAGAITFTLGCILKTELRRRAEVMDNSDVHVVPNTLMIVGLASLGINIFASKICQDALDAERFPRWKNMLKPYFAVSCFFTVLMLLAVIMSYAMKGSLESSLKVGLKNGIRFYKDTDTPGRCFQKQNIDRLQMEFQCCGNNDFRDWFEVQWISNRYLDFSSKEVKDRIKSNVDGRYLLDGVPFSCCNPSSPRPCIQYQLTNNSAHFNYEYQTEELNLYLRGCREALVSYFMGLMNTIGAGVLSVFLLQGSVLVSLRFLQTAMEAVAGNENTEIETEGYLLEKSVKDTVMEFIEPVMQFFLFKNQVGEGSSEAPADP comes from the exons ATGGTGGTGATGAAGATGAAGTTCCCTTTTCAGAAAAGGGTGAAGCTAGCCCAGGGACTGTGGCTCCTCTCCTGGTGTGCCACAGTGGCCGGGGCCATCACCTTCACCCTGGGCTGCATCCTCAAGACGGAGCTCCGCAGGAGGGCAGAG GTTATGGATAACTCAGACGTACATGTTGTGCCCAACACTCTCATGATTGTTGGTCTGGCCTCTTTGGGTATCAACATCTTTGCTTCAAAGATCTGTCAGGATGCTCTGGACGCCGAGAGATTTCCTCGCTGGAAGAACATGCTAAAGCCATATTTTGCCGTCTCTTGCTTCTTCACTGTCCTCATGCTGCTTGCTGTCATCATGAGCTATGCAATGAAGGGCAGTCTGGAGTCATCTCTGAAGGTCGGCCTGAAGAATGGCATCCGCTTCTACAAGGATACAGACACCCCGGGCCGCTGCTTCCAGAAACAGAACATCGACCGCCTGCAGATGGAGTTTCAGTGTTGTGGAAACAATGACTTCAGGGACTGGTTTGAGGTCCAGTGGATCAGCAACCGCTACCTTGATTTCAGCTCTAAGGAAGTGAAAGA CCGCATCAAGAGCAACGTGGATGGTCGTTACTTGCTGGATGGAGTCCCATTCAGTTGCTGTAACCCCAGCTCTCCACGGCCATGCATCCAGTATCAACTGACAAACAACTCAGCTCACTTCAACTATGAATACCAAACGGAGGAACTCAACCTGTACCTCCGAGGCTGCAGAGAGGCCCTGGTCAGCTACTTCATGGGCTTGATGAACACCATTGGGGCTGGAGTACTGTCAGTCTTCCTCTTGCAG GGCTCTGTGCTGGTGAGCTTGCGGTTCCTGCAGACGGCCATGGAGGCAGTGGCAGGGAATGAAAACACAGAGATTGAGACAGAAGGGTACTTGCTGGAGAAATCAGTGAAAGACACTGTGATGGAGTTCATTGAACCTGTGatgcagttcttcctgtttaAAAACCAGGTGGGGGAGGGCTCTTCTGAAGCCCCAGCTGACCCCTAA